One Streptomyces sp. P9-A2 DNA window includes the following coding sequences:
- a CDS encoding DMT family transporter — protein MRAESSATVADPIAVPAHRDRVGFGTPQAALGVIAFSLTFPATAWGLEGFGPWSLVAVRCVLAGLIAGGCLLAAGARARDLEAGAGALKAGAEASEAGAAGVPVRSRKGPARWRGVPLPARRHWPGLAVVAAGVVLGFPLLTTLALQTSTTAHAAVVVGLLPLTTALFSALRVGSRPSRTFWAAALAGAAAVAVFTVRQSGGSLTTADLYLFAALVVCAAGYTEGGRLARVMPGWQVIGWALVLCLPLAVPAAALALAVEPVRLTAHSVAGVLWVAAGSQFLGLVVWYRGMAAIGIPRASQLQLAQPLLTLAWSVLLLGEHPSAAAPLTAAAVLVCIAVTQRARG, from the coding sequence ATGAGAGCAGAGAGTAGCGCTACTGTGGCGGACCCGATAGCGGTTCCCGCTCACCGGGACCGCGTCGGCTTCGGCACCCCGCAGGCCGCCCTCGGCGTCATCGCCTTCTCGCTCACCTTCCCGGCCACCGCCTGGGGGCTGGAGGGATTCGGTCCCTGGTCCCTGGTGGCCGTGCGCTGCGTGCTGGCGGGGCTGATCGCGGGCGGCTGCCTGCTCGCGGCGGGGGCGCGGGCGAGGGACCTGGAGGCGGGGGCAGGGGCGCTGAAGGCGGGAGCGGAAGCCTCGGAGGCGGGAGCGGCAGGTGTCCCGGTGCGCTCCCGGAAGGGCCCGGCGCGGTGGCGCGGTGTGCCGCTGCCCGCCCGCCGGCACTGGCCGGGGCTCGCTGTGGTTGCCGCCGGGGTCGTCCTCGGGTTCCCGCTGCTGACCACGCTGGCCCTGCAGACGTCGACCACCGCGCACGCGGCCGTCGTGGTCGGCCTGCTCCCGCTCACCACCGCACTGTTCTCCGCCCTGCGCGTCGGCTCCCGCCCTTCGCGCACCTTCTGGGCGGCGGCCCTCGCGGGCGCCGCCGCGGTGGCGGTCTTCACGGTGCGGCAGAGCGGCGGCTCACTGACCACGGCCGATCTCTACCTCTTCGCGGCGCTGGTGGTGTGCGCGGCCGGGTACACGGAGGGCGGCAGGTTGGCCCGGGTGATGCCGGGTTGGCAGGTGATCGGCTGGGCGCTGGTGCTGTGCCTGCCGCTCGCCGTGCCGGCCGCCGCCCTCGCGCTGGCCGTCGAGCCGGTACGGCTGACCGCGCACAGCGTGGCCGGAGTGCTGTGGGTGGCGGCGGGCTCCCAGTTCCTGGGGCTGGTCGTCTGGTACCGGGGCATGGCGGCGATCGGCATCCCCCGGGCCAGTCAGCTCCAGCTCGCCCAGCCGCTGCTCACCCTGGCGTGGTCGGTGCTTCTCCTGGGCGAGCATCCGAGCGCGGCGGCACCGCTGACGGCGGCGGCGGTCCTGGTGTGCATCGCCGTCACCCAGCGAGCACGCGGCTGA
- a CDS encoding DUF1918 domain-containing protein — MRATEGDQLVQHGRVVGQHDKVAEIVEVLGQKGDPPYRVRFEDGHEAVCSPGPDSEIRHRNR, encoded by the coding sequence ATGCGCGCAACCGAGGGCGACCAGCTTGTCCAGCACGGCAGGGTGGTCGGTCAGCACGACAAGGTCGCCGAGATCGTCGAGGTGCTGGGCCAGAAGGGCGATCCGCCCTACCGTGTCCGCTTCGAGGACGGGCACGAGGCCGTGTGCTCGCCAGGCCCCGATTCCGAGATCCGGCACAGGAACCGCTAG
- a CDS encoding SDR family oxidoreductase, producing MTSPTGRPATWFVTGTSRGLGLELVRQLLASGDQVTATTRSPERLLAALGDDTDTSRLLPLAVDLRDEAQVRRAVRGTTERFGGLDAVVNNAGYGFLAAVEETGDREVRAMLDVQVTGVWNVLRATLPILREQRGGHVVNVSSILGLTAMPGWALYCAGKFALEGLSEALKAEMAEFGVEVTLVEPGYFRTDFLTRDSLALPAETTDAYPAIREMTADHLKLQGSQSGDPVRGAAAIIGRVREGKGPLRLLLGSDAHAYATAKVAALQDNLRATAHSAPATDYPRRGLTGGRPRLLRGRAAPGSADLVQQRAHHLARAFRHSRRMTRMKTLKTDSTDLTKSIEAPPA from the coding sequence ATGACTTCTCCCACCGGACGACCCGCGACCTGGTTCGTGACCGGCACCTCCCGCGGTCTGGGACTCGAACTGGTCCGGCAACTGCTGGCGAGCGGCGATCAGGTCACCGCGACGACCCGGTCGCCGGAGCGGCTCCTCGCGGCACTCGGTGACGACACCGACACCTCGCGTCTCCTCCCCCTCGCCGTGGACCTGCGGGACGAGGCACAGGTGCGGCGGGCCGTGCGCGGGACGACCGAGCGGTTCGGCGGCCTGGACGCCGTGGTGAACAACGCGGGATACGGCTTCCTCGCCGCGGTCGAGGAAACCGGCGACCGGGAGGTCCGCGCCATGCTGGACGTCCAGGTCACAGGCGTGTGGAACGTCCTGCGCGCCACCCTGCCCATCCTGCGGGAGCAGCGCGGCGGCCACGTGGTGAACGTGTCGTCGATCCTCGGCCTGACGGCGATGCCGGGCTGGGCGCTGTACTGCGCGGGGAAGTTCGCGCTGGAAGGACTGAGCGAGGCCCTGAAGGCCGAGATGGCCGAGTTCGGGGTCGAGGTCACCCTCGTCGAGCCCGGCTACTTCCGTACGGACTTCCTCACCCGGGACTCGCTGGCACTGCCGGCCGAGACGACGGACGCCTACCCGGCCATCCGCGAGATGACCGCCGACCACCTGAAGCTCCAGGGCAGCCAGTCCGGCGACCCCGTGCGGGGCGCCGCCGCGATCATCGGCCGGGTACGGGAGGGCAAGGGCCCGCTGCGGCTGCTGCTCGGCTCGGACGCCCACGCCTACGCCACCGCCAAGGTGGCGGCACTCCAGGACAACCTCCGGGCCACGGCGCACAGCGCCCCGGCCACGGACTACCCCCGCCGCGGCCTGACCGGGGGGCGGCCCCGCCTCCTACGAGGGAGGGCCGCCCCCGGTTCGGCGGACCTCGTCCAGCAGCGCGCACATCACCTCGCCCGGGCGTTCCGTCACTCTCGCCGCATGACCAGGATGAAAACCCTCAAAACCGACAGCACGGACTTGACGAAGAGCATAGAGGCCCCCCCGGCCTGA
- a CDS encoding helix-turn-helix transcriptional regulator has protein sequence MAETNRELADFLRRARSQVDPSRAGLPPDGRVRRVPGLRREEVALLAGVSSDYYTRLEQGRRITPSSAVIEAVGRALELDDAGRAHLRDLIGAAGTPARRSPRGVQRVRPGLYQLLDALDGEPVLVLGRRTDILAANRMARALFADFDRLPPRERNYARWMFLDDTARSLFVDWEEQARTVVESLRLEVGRDPDDRATVSLVAGLREHSREFDRWWEQHRVHRRTHGSKRLRHPVAGELTVRYETLTLPGDPDTTLYIYSAEPGSDAKRGLDLLASWSLTDSAGTPARGATD, from the coding sequence GTGGCTGAGACCAACCGTGAACTGGCGGACTTCCTGAGACGAGCCCGCAGCCAGGTCGACCCCTCGCGGGCCGGCCTCCCCCCGGACGGGCGTGTCCGCCGGGTGCCGGGGCTGCGCCGCGAGGAGGTGGCGCTCCTGGCCGGGGTGTCGAGCGACTACTACACCCGCCTGGAGCAGGGCCGGCGCATCACACCGTCGTCCGCGGTGATCGAGGCGGTCGGCCGCGCCCTGGAACTCGACGACGCCGGAAGGGCCCACCTCCGGGACCTGATCGGAGCGGCCGGAACACCGGCCCGCCGGTCTCCCCGCGGCGTGCAGCGGGTCCGTCCCGGCCTCTACCAGCTCCTCGACGCCCTGGACGGCGAGCCCGTGCTCGTCCTGGGCCGCCGTACCGACATCCTGGCCGCCAACCGTATGGCGCGCGCCCTGTTCGCCGACTTCGACCGGCTGCCGCCGCGCGAACGGAACTACGCCCGCTGGATGTTCCTCGACGACACCGCCCGCTCCCTGTTCGTGGACTGGGAGGAACAGGCGCGCACGGTGGTGGAGAGTCTGCGCCTCGAAGTGGGCCGCGACCCCGACGACCGGGCCACCGTCTCCCTCGTCGCCGGACTGCGGGAGCACAGCCGCGAGTTCGACCGGTGGTGGGAGCAGCACCGCGTCCACCGGCGCACCCACGGCTCCAAACGCCTCCGGCATCCGGTGGCCGGCGAACTGACGGTCCGGTACGAGACCCTCACCCTCCCCGGCGATCCCGACACGACCCTGTACATCTACTCCGCGGAGCCCGGTTCGGACGCGAAACGCGGACTGGACCTCCTGGCGAGCTGGTCTCTGACCGACTCCGCCGGCACCCCGGCCCGGGGGGCGACGGACTGA
- a CDS encoding glycoside hydrolase family 10 protein, whose amino-acid sequence MGRVSRRAFAAAALSAVTMMTTASAVPGRPTPGPSGGAGGRGAATGEMRGVWLATVANRDWPSRPGLSAAAQRAELIAHLDAAVRNRLNTVIFQVRPTADALWPSPYEPWSACLTGTQGVDPGWDPLGTAVTEAHARGLELHAWFNPYRVAAHTDPTRLAATHPVRENPGWVVPYGGKLYYNPGLPEVRAFVQDAMLDAVRRYPVDAVHFDDYFYPYPVAEQTFDDDTAYDTHGGAFPDRAAWRRDNIDRLVRETAARIQEIRPGTRFGISPFGVWRNAATDPLGSDTRAGVQTYDDLHADTRRWVRENWIDYICPQLYWSIGFAAADYAKLLPWWSAVVEGSGTQLYVGEALYKAGDPAQPAAWQDPAELSRHLTLATSYPQARGHVFFAAKEVAVDRIGAMARVVADHYQRPAKAP is encoded by the coding sequence ATGGGACGAGTGTCGCGCAGGGCGTTCGCGGCGGCGGCGCTGTCGGCGGTGACGATGATGACGACCGCGTCGGCCGTCCCGGGACGGCCGACGCCCGGGCCGTCGGGCGGGGCGGGAGGCCGGGGCGCGGCCACCGGCGAGATGCGGGGCGTGTGGCTGGCGACCGTGGCCAACCGGGACTGGCCGTCCCGCCCGGGGCTGAGTGCCGCCGCGCAGCGGGCCGAGCTGATCGCCCACCTCGACGCGGCCGTCCGCAACCGGCTCAACACCGTGATCTTCCAGGTGCGGCCCACGGCCGACGCCCTGTGGCCGTCCCCGTACGAACCCTGGTCCGCCTGCCTCACCGGCACCCAGGGCGTGGACCCCGGCTGGGACCCGCTCGGCACCGCCGTCACCGAGGCCCACGCCCGCGGCCTGGAACTGCACGCCTGGTTCAACCCGTACCGGGTCGCCGCGCACACCGACCCCACCCGGCTCGCCGCCACGCACCCGGTCCGGGAGAACCCCGGCTGGGTGGTCCCGTACGGCGGGAAGCTCTACTACAACCCCGGCCTGCCCGAGGTCCGCGCCTTCGTCCAGGACGCGATGCTCGACGCGGTGCGCCGCTATCCCGTGGACGCGGTCCACTTCGACGACTACTTCTACCCGTACCCCGTGGCGGAACAGACCTTCGACGACGACACCGCCTACGACACCCACGGCGGTGCCTTCCCCGACCGGGCGGCCTGGCGACGGGACAACATCGACCGCCTGGTGCGCGAGACGGCGGCCCGGATCCAGGAGATCCGTCCCGGCACCCGCTTCGGCATCAGCCCCTTCGGGGTCTGGCGCAACGCGGCGACCGATCCCCTCGGCTCGGACACCCGGGCGGGCGTGCAGACGTACGACGACCTGCACGCGGACACCCGCCGATGGGTGAGGGAGAACTGGATCGACTACATCTGTCCGCAGCTCTACTGGAGTATCGGCTTCGCCGCCGCCGACTACGCGAAGCTGCTGCCCTGGTGGTCCGCGGTCGTGGAGGGCTCCGGGACGCAGCTGTACGTGGGGGAGGCGCTCTACAAGGCGGGCGACCCGGCGCAGCCCGCCGCCTGGCAGGACCCGGCCGAGCTGTCCCGACACCTCACGCTCGCGACGTCCTACCCGCAGGCGCGCGGGCACGTCTTCTTCGCCGCGAAGGAGGTGGCCGTGGACCGGATCGGCGCGATGGCTCGCGTGGTCGCCGATCACTACCAGCGGCCGGCGAAGGCGCCCTGA
- a CDS encoding 3-hydroxybutyryl-CoA dehydrogenase has translation MTDIERVGVVGCGQMGAGIAEVCARAGLDVRVAETTGEALEIGRTRLFNSLTKAAERGKITAEELEATQARLSFTTDLGEFADRDLVIEAVVENEQVKTEIFQVLDQVVTRPDAILASNTSSIPLVKLAVATSRPDHVIGIHFFNPAPVQKLVELIPALTTSEGTISRAQLFAEKVLGKHAIHAQDRSGFVVNALLIPYLLSAIRMFESGIASREDIDNGMEMGCAHPMGPLKLSDLIGLDTVASVAYSMYEEYKEPLYAAPPLLQRMVDAGRLGRKSGSGFYSYG, from the coding sequence GTGACCGACATCGAACGCGTCGGAGTGGTGGGCTGCGGCCAGATGGGCGCGGGGATCGCCGAGGTGTGCGCCCGAGCAGGACTGGACGTGCGGGTCGCCGAGACCACCGGCGAGGCCCTGGAGATCGGCCGCACCCGGCTGTTCAACTCCCTGACCAAGGCGGCCGAGCGCGGCAAGATCACGGCGGAGGAGCTGGAGGCCACCCAGGCCCGGCTGAGCTTCACCACGGACCTGGGCGAGTTCGCCGACCGCGACCTGGTGATCGAGGCCGTCGTCGAGAACGAGCAGGTCAAGACGGAGATCTTCCAGGTGCTCGACCAGGTGGTGACGCGGCCGGACGCGATCCTGGCCTCCAACACCTCCTCGATCCCGCTGGTGAAGCTGGCGGTCGCCACCTCGCGGCCGGACCACGTCATCGGCATCCACTTCTTCAACCCGGCCCCCGTGCAGAAGCTGGTCGAGCTGATCCCGGCGCTGACCACCTCCGAGGGCACGATCAGCCGGGCGCAGCTCTTCGCCGAGAAGGTGCTGGGCAAGCACGCGATCCACGCCCAGGACCGTTCCGGGTTCGTGGTGAACGCGCTGCTGATCCCGTACCTGCTCTCCGCGATCCGGATGTTCGAGTCGGGCATCGCCAGCCGTGAGGACATCGACAACGGCATGGAGATGGGCTGCGCCCACCCGATGGGCCCGCTGAAGCTGTCCGACCTGATCGGCCTGGACACGGTGGCCTCGGTCGCGTACTCGATGTACGAGGAGTACAAGGAGCCGTTGTACGCCGCTCCCCCGCTGCTGCAGCGGATGGTCGACGCGGGGCGTCTGGGCCGCAAGAGCGGCTCGGGCTTCTACAGCTACGGCTGA
- a CDS encoding NUDIX hydrolase, producing the protein MKGGITVQWVNENERTVYANRWFSVNLADVELPDGRHLDHFLIRLRPVAVATVVNEANEVLLLWRHRFITDSWGWELAAGVVEDGEDIVRAAARELEEETGWRPGPLRHLMSVEPSNGLTDARHHIYWADEGEYLGHPVDDFESDRREWVPLKVVPDLVARGEVPAANMAAALLLLHHLRLGQDAMP; encoded by the coding sequence ATGAAAGGTGGCATAACCGTGCAATGGGTGAACGAGAACGAGCGCACCGTGTATGCGAATCGCTGGTTCAGTGTCAATCTCGCGGATGTCGAGCTGCCGGACGGCCGGCATCTCGACCACTTCCTCATCCGGCTACGGCCCGTCGCCGTGGCCACGGTGGTGAACGAGGCCAACGAGGTACTCCTCCTGTGGCGCCACCGTTTCATCACCGACAGCTGGGGGTGGGAACTCGCCGCCGGAGTCGTCGAGGACGGTGAGGACATCGTCCGGGCGGCGGCCAGGGAGCTGGAGGAGGAGACCGGCTGGCGGCCGGGACCCCTGCGCCATCTCATGAGCGTGGAGCCGTCCAACGGGCTCACCGACGCCCGGCACCACATCTACTGGGCCGACGAGGGCGAGTACCTCGGGCACCCGGTGGACGACTTCGAGTCGGACCGCCGGGAGTGGGTCCCGCTCAAGGTGGTGCCCGACCTGGTCGCCCGAGGCGAGGTCCCGGCCGCGAACATGGCGGCCGCGTTACTCCTGCTGCACCACCTCAGGCTGGGACAGGACGCCATGCCCTGA
- a CDS encoding transcriptional regulator: protein MQPNTLLDAVLDEAGISHAGLAAHVNQAGRARGLSLRYEHTAVARWLKGQRPRGQVPDLICEVLAGRLHRPVTLDDIGLGVPGEPSAPHTGTLSGFVERATALWRSDQQRRPHILGAPAVTGTPAVMPVWEWENPPEDVDVSRGGRHRVTSGDLDMLRVARSHYEQMYRKAGGVATRDRIVGFLNAEAAPLLRGGYTDAVGRQLHRATGGLVAVAGICAYDSDAHGLAQRYFHQALRLAKASGDRGLGAYVIALLVNQSLFTREYRQAVAFAEAALRTVGKHITPALASDLYAMQAKAYAHLGDGSGALSCIRRAEQAAERIRRGHEPEETGYVQPGLVNVQVAEALLSLGELAAAGEHAAAAVDNPAHDRGRVHRLAMLSTVELRQGNADNAVAIAVQMAEQARGMESQRLRDRLRAVRGHLVRNGCEGSAEAAELIDGALRVPL, encoded by the coding sequence ATGCAGCCCAACACTCTCCTCGACGCGGTCCTGGACGAGGCCGGTATCTCGCACGCGGGCCTGGCCGCGCACGTCAACCAGGCCGGCCGGGCGCGCGGTCTGTCCCTCAGATACGAACACACCGCCGTGGCACGCTGGTTGAAGGGGCAGCGGCCCCGGGGCCAGGTGCCCGACCTGATCTGCGAGGTGCTGGCGGGCCGGCTGCACCGCCCGGTCACCCTCGACGACATCGGCCTCGGCGTCCCCGGCGAACCCTCCGCCCCGCACACCGGCACGCTCTCCGGCTTCGTCGAGCGGGCCACCGCGCTGTGGCGCTCCGACCAGCAGCGACGCCCGCACATACTGGGCGCGCCCGCGGTCACCGGCACCCCCGCCGTGATGCCCGTCTGGGAGTGGGAGAACCCGCCCGAGGACGTCGACGTCTCGCGCGGCGGCCGCCACCGGGTCACCTCGGGGGACCTGGACATGCTGCGCGTCGCCCGCAGCCACTACGAGCAGATGTACCGCAAGGCCGGCGGCGTCGCGACCCGTGACCGCATCGTCGGCTTCCTCAACGCCGAGGCCGCGCCCCTGCTCCGGGGCGGCTACACCGACGCCGTGGGCCGCCAACTGCACCGGGCCACCGGAGGGCTGGTGGCCGTCGCGGGGATCTGCGCGTACGACTCCGACGCCCACGGCCTCGCCCAGCGCTACTTCCACCAGGCGCTCCGGCTGGCAAAGGCCAGTGGGGACCGGGGACTCGGCGCGTATGTGATCGCGCTCCTCGTCAACCAGTCGCTGTTCACGCGGGAGTACCGGCAGGCCGTCGCCTTCGCGGAGGCCGCGCTCCGTACCGTCGGCAAGCACATCACCCCGGCGCTCGCCTCCGACCTGTACGCGATGCAGGCCAAGGCGTACGCGCACCTCGGCGACGGCTCCGGCGCGCTGTCCTGCATCCGGCGTGCCGAACAGGCCGCCGAGCGCATCCGGCGCGGCCACGAACCCGAGGAGACCGGCTATGTCCAGCCCGGCCTGGTCAACGTACAGGTGGCGGAGGCCCTGCTCAGCCTCGGTGAGCTGGCGGCGGCGGGTGAGCACGCGGCCGCCGCCGTCGACAACCCCGCGCACGACCGGGGCCGGGTGCACCGCCTCGCCATGCTGAGCACCGTCGAACTGCGGCAGGGCAACGCCGACAACGCGGTCGCCATCGCCGTGCAGATGGCCGAGCAGGCCCGGGGAATGGAGTCGCAGCGGCTGCGCGACAGACTCCGGGCCGTGCGCGGGCATCTGGTGCGCAACGGCTGTGAGGGTTCCGCCGAGGCGGCCGAACTCATCGACGGGGCACTGCGCGTACCGTTGTAG
- a CDS encoding PP2C family protein-serine/threonine phosphatase produces the protein MIRFTGGAPRAGRSRTSSRGPSAPWRPDHCPLLRRALACGLPPTVLGALGTGLALHVGRSLLREVRRSRTITRTAQRMRPPPRVDGLAVAAVQLSADRGARIGGDLYEVVATEYGVRAVIGDVRGHGLGAAPTVSAVLAGFREAVHEEPDLAGVLRRLERAMDRHLRERARAERLSAGTGHAFRTAEEFVTVLLLEILPGGETRALNCGHPWPHLLSGPRAEPLARTDPLPPLGPFPLPAELPVIACAPLLPGDTLVLHTDGAEDARDAAGRFFPLPEVLASAAREAPPTPQAVLRTVLTALVHHTGGPPKDDVALLILRNERPSPRAPSGPGGTARSGTTDLSPANPLQHPA, from the coding sequence ATGATCCGCTTCACGGGTGGGGCGCCCCGCGCAGGGCGGTCCAGGACCAGCTCACGGGGGCCGAGCGCCCCCTGGCGACCCGACCACTGCCCGCTGCTGCGCCGAGCCCTCGCCTGCGGACTGCCGCCCACGGTCCTCGGCGCTCTCGGTACCGGACTGGCCCTGCACGTCGGGCGGAGCCTGCTGCGGGAGGTGCGGCGCAGTCGCACGATCACCCGTACCGCGCAGCGCATGCGGCCGCCTCCCCGCGTCGACGGGCTGGCCGTCGCGGCCGTCCAACTGTCCGCCGACCGGGGCGCCCGGATCGGCGGCGATCTGTACGAGGTGGTCGCCACCGAGTACGGCGTACGGGCGGTCATCGGCGACGTCCGCGGACACGGGCTCGGAGCCGCACCCACCGTCAGTGCCGTTCTCGCCGGCTTCCGTGAGGCCGTGCACGAGGAGCCCGACCTGGCAGGAGTCCTGCGCCGGCTGGAGCGGGCGATGGACCGGCACCTGCGGGAGCGGGCACGTGCCGAGCGCCTCTCGGCGGGGACCGGCCACGCCTTCCGGACCGCCGAGGAGTTCGTCACCGTCCTGCTGCTCGAGATCCTCCCCGGCGGGGAGACGCGAGCCCTGAACTGCGGGCATCCCTGGCCCCATCTGCTGAGCGGTCCACGGGCCGAACCGCTCGCCCGCACGGACCCGCTCCCGCCGCTCGGCCCGTTCCCGCTGCCCGCCGAACTCCCCGTCATCGCCTGCGCCCCGCTGTTGCCCGGCGACACGCTCGTCCTGCACACGGACGGCGCCGAGGACGCACGGGACGCCGCCGGCCGCTTCTTTCCGCTGCCCGAGGTGCTGGCCTCGGCCGCCCGCGAGGCCCCGCCCACACCGCAGGCCGTCCTGCGGACGGTCCTCACGGCGCTGGTCCACCACACCGGTGGCCCGCCCAAGGACGACGTCGCCCTGCTGATCCTCAGGAACGAGCGCCCGTCCCCCCGAGCCCCTTCGGGGCCGGGGGGCACCGCGCGGTCCGGCACGACGGACCTTTCCCCGGCGAACCCGCTGCAGCACCCGGCGTGA